The DNA window AAAGAAAACAAAAAAGAAGCCGTAGAAGAAGTTGAAACTTCAAATAAAGGTGATTTAATAAAATTAATTATAGGTAGTATAATGTATATCTTTGGAATTTTCCAAACTGCAACTGGATTTGAAAGTAAGTTTGTTAATATAGTATTCTTAATAGTTTATTTAATAGTAGGTTCAGACGTGTTATTAAAAGCATTAAAAAATGCATCAAAAGGTCGTATATTTGATGAAAACTTCTTAATGTCTATAGCAACAATAGGAGCTGTTATAATAGGAGAAGTACCAGAAGCGGTAGGAGTTATGCTTTTTTATAAAATAGGTGAATACTTACAAGGTATAGCAGTAGGAAAATCTAGAAAGTCAATAACTTCGCTTATGCAAATAAGATCAGATTCTGCCAACTTAAAAGTTGGATCAGAAATAAAAGTAGTTTCTCCAGAAGATGTAAGTATTGGAGATATAATAGTTATTAAACCAGGTGAAAAAATACCTTTAGATGGAGTAGTAGTAGATGGATTTTCAATGGTTGATACATCAGCACTTACAGGAGAATCAGTTCTTAGAGAATTAGGTGTAGGAGAAGCTGCATTATCAGGATTTATAAATAAAAATGCATTATTAACAATTGAAGTAACTAAAGAGTTTGGAGAATCAACAGTTTCAAAAATACTTGATTTAGTTGAAAATGCAAGTAGTAAAAAGTCTAAAACAGAAAACTTTATAAGTAAATTTGCAAAATACTATACACCATTTGTATTATTCTCAGCTATGGTAATAGCATTTATACCACCACTTTTAGTACCTAATGCTGAATTTTTAGATTGGTTTTATAGAGGACTAGTATTTTTAGTTGTTTCTTGTCCTTGTGCATTAGTTTTATCAATACCATTATCATTCTTTAGTGGAATTGGTAATTCGTCTAAACAGGGTATATTAATAAAGGGAAGTAACTATTTAGAAGCACTTAAAAATATTGATACAGTAGTATTTGACAAAACTGGTACACTTACAAAAGGTGTATTTAAAGTAACAAATATATCTCCTGTTGGAATAAGTGAAAAAGAGTTAATAGAATATGCTGCATATGCAGAAGCAAACTCAAACCATCCAATAGCAAAATCTATATTAAGTTATTATAAAGAAAAAATAGACTTAGAAAAAATAAATGATTTTGAAGAAATAGCAGCACATGGTATAAAAATAAAATATAAAGGTTTAAACATATTAGCAGGTAACGATAAATTAATGAAAAAAGAAAATATATTCTATTTACCAACTGAGGATGTAGGAACAATAGTTTATATAGCAGTTAATGGAATTTATAAAGGTTATATAGTAATATCTGACGAAGTAAAAGAAGATAGTAAAGAAGCTATAAAGAATTTAAAGATA is part of the Tissierellales bacterium genome and encodes:
- a CDS encoding heavy metal translocating P-type ATPase, which translates into the protein MYIFGIFQTATGFESKFVNIVFLIVYLIVGSDVLLKALKNASKGRIFDENFLMSIATIGAVIIGEVPEAVGVMLFYKIGEYLQGIAVGKSRKSITSLMQIRSDSANLKVGSEIKVVSPEDVSIGDIIVIKPGEKIPLDGVVVDGFSMVDTSALTGESVLRELGVGEAALSGFINKNALLTIEVTKEFGESTVSKILDLVENASSKKSKTENFISKFAKYYTPFVLFSAMVIAFIPPLLVPNAEFLDWFYRGLVFLVVSCPCALVLSIPLSFFSGIGNSSKQGILIKGSNYLEALKNIDTVVFDKTGTLTKGVFKVTNISPVGISEKELIEYAAYAEANSNHPIAKSILSYYKEKIDLEKINDFEEIAAHGIKIKYKGLNILAGNDKLMKKENIFYLPTEDVGTIVYIAVNGIYKGYIVISDEVKEDSKEAIKNLKINGVKEVVMLTGDNEKVANKIASELGIDKVYSNLLPNEKVDRLEEIFKNKSEKEKVAFVGDGINDAPVLARADVGIAMGALGSDAAIEAADVVLMTDEPSKIAKSIEIARKTNKIVWQNIVFALSVKLVVLLLSAGGVATMWEAIFADVGVALIAVLNAMRVMK